The window CCACGTCCTGTCCGTTGCAGTCCGCAATCCTTATCTTCAAGATTGACCTCCTCACCGTCGTGGAACGACGGTGATTCCTAAACCAGGCTAACGCCTCGCTGCGCTAACACGATTTAGGTTTCTGCTTCCTTCCTCTATTCGAGGTTTTGCTCAGTTGCCCTTTGGACTTATGCCCATCAGGTCTTACACCCGATCCACAGACGATTACCGCCGATCCAGCGGCAAGAATATTTCGTGCAGCGTTAATGTCTCTATCGTGTCGAGTGCCACACTCTGGACACTCCCACTCCCTGACACTAAGCGGCATCTTATCGACAACATGACCGCAATGTCCGCAGCGTTTAGAGCTGGGAAACCAACGGTCAATCTTGACCAGTGTGCGACCATACCACTGGCACTTGTATTCCAACTGACGAACCAATTCAGACCAACTAGCATCAGCAATTGCCTGTGCAAGCTTGTGGTTGGTCAGCATATTCTTCACAGACAAATCCTCGATCGCTATCGTTTGGTTTTCGCGCACCAATCGAGTCGTCAGTTTGTGAAGAAAGTCTTTTCGGGCATCGGCAATTTGGGCTTGAACCCTAGCCACTTTACGTCTAGCCTTCTCTCTATTGTTAGAGCCTTTGACTTTACGAGAGAGAACTTTTTGAGCCTTCCTCAATTTATGGCGAAGGCGCTTAAAGTGCTTGGGATTGGCAATCTTCTCCCCATCACTCGTGACTATCAGGGAAGTAACTCCCAGGTCGATACCTACCGCTTTGTCCACTGGTTCCAGTGGCTTAACGGTGTGGTCATCAACAAGCAGAGAGACCACCCATCGTCCAGATGGTTCCAATCTCACTGTAACGGTGGAAGGCTCGCAACATGCGGGGAGAGTGCGGCTCCAGCGGATAGGCAGAGCGTCATTACACTTTGCCAACCACAATTGCCCGTCCTTCCATCGGAATGCAGAACGAGTAAACTCGGCACTCCCACCACTTCTCTTCTTTTTGAAGTTGGGGTACTTGGCGTGACCTGCCCAAAAGTTGGTGAACGCCTTTTGCAGATTTCTCAAGCCCTGCTGCAACGGTACAGAGCTTACCTCGTTCAGGAATTGCAGGTCTTCCTGCTTTTTCCAAGAAGTCAGCATGGCGGATGTCTCTTTGTAGTCAATCCGCTCGGAGCGCTCGTACCAGGCTTGAGTTCTGGTATGCAGAGCTTTGTTGTAAACCAACCGAACACAACCCAGTGTCCGAAGCAAGAGTTCTTCTTGCTCCGGAGTTGGGTAAAAGCGATATCGGTAGGCTCTTTCTGTCATGCTTCACATACTACCATGCTCCCTGTAAAGCCGTGCTAGAGGAACCCGGAGCTTTAGTGAGGAGTTTTAAACCCAGCTTTTTGATAATCTCTTAGTGAGTACTTATCTCTGATTGCCTATCCCCTTATGCAAAATCATGGCATTTGCTATTAACCCACAGGGCATGATCGAGGTGAGTGTCCTATAGCCTCCGCCTCATTTAAAGAAGCGCAGGGTGAGGCATTTCTTAATTAATTTTGAGCGGAATCAGGCGGAGGCGGCTCTGATTCAACCTCCTCGCTGAGCAGCGTCTTAAGTTTACTGGGCATTACCTCTTGCTGCTCGGCGACGGACTTGAGCTTGAGGTAAAAGTCGGAAGGGTCAGGAGGTGGAGTGAATTGGTGAATGGGTTGTTTATTCATATCACACCGAGACCACTTTGCCTCATAAGTAGGACGGGTACCTGTAGGGGTGGGTGCCTCTTGTCGTTCGTCCTCCAACTGGATGGATGTCTCGGTTACCTCTGGTTCTGACATCGTTGTCGGTGCCACCGTCTCCGGGTTGGCGCTTCTTGGTGGCTCTGCGGGGATGGACTCCGACCTTACGCTCTCATCGAGGGTATCCGATAAACTGGGAGTGAATAGCGGTAGACTCGGTTCCAGGTTCAGATCCGTTGTGCGCGTTGCCGAGTAGGCTGCCAGCTTTTGGGGCAGTTTACGACTAATCAGCCGCTCAAACTCATGGTTAAACCGATAAATGGGCTGTCCGCGCCGCGCCCAGACGGCT of the Allocoleopsis franciscana PCC 7113 genome contains:
- a CDS encoding RNA-guided endonuclease InsQ/TnpB family protein is translated as MTERAYRYRFYPTPEQEELLLRTLGCVRLVYNKALHTRTQAWYERSERIDYKETSAMLTSWKKQEDLQFLNEVSSVPLQQGLRNLQKAFTNFWAGHAKYPNFKKKRSGGSAEFTRSAFRWKDGQLWLAKCNDALPIRWSRTLPACCEPSTVTVRLEPSGRWVVSLLVDDHTVKPLEPVDKAVGIDLGVTSLIVTSDGEKIANPKHFKRLRHKLRKAQKVLSRKVKGSNNREKARRKVARVQAQIADARKDFLHKLTTRLVRENQTIAIEDLSVKNMLTNHKLAQAIADASWSELVRQLEYKCQWYGRTLVKIDRWFPSSKRCGHCGHVVDKMPLSVREWECPECGTRHDRDINAARNILAAGSAVIVCGSGVRPDGHKSKGQLSKTSNRGRKQKPKSC